One Glandiceps talaboti chromosome 2, keGlaTala1.1, whole genome shotgun sequence genomic region harbors:
- the LOC144450207 gene encoding nuclear pore complex protein Nup133-like isoform X1: MFTRRVSGSQSIYSPFAGAKVSKSTAAGRRSVGMFSTGKRTPFVARSPALNKSALQTSLIVEESAQHVVESFGTSLPVLITEALMLADRTTETSVKIDPSGWAWLVCGRRLFVWKYKQSQIVRATVCKELPLPPSDLSHKADLVSVVAASDGGPTVSVMAVTPDGIIRYWPSLTNEGAFVETSADLNGEECFSLTAVQLQHPCEYVLATTTNQLLLLSPSSSGMQNTVSWHQLSPNKGMFSRMSSFIFGSQRTQSSQLAAHCVLAGLEEDDADDDNKYFYALTGSVVQKWQLCHGTSEKILYECQVEKMMRDHFIQELDVDGIEDPGQIKVWMLDMQLVRNGIAILGAAYDTKTAIPTMYYAVGVFDTSGSDTPLYAMSFTLLKYSIKYEASIEDKLLNHCLLLSDPRSKTAYMYSENYIISFSVSSKSASYDRIDFQSPGDCLLGSGSYTKQPIFFSNNHGLVSLRSQEQRVSSFDLSATVDTSVCSESVLTATPVVVDKVEELSLSEDLTHRLKAAFLHACRHNLDQAQSIVDEIFPTSAALLEEPAATIDTTVATLSREIIDDYPASDPRWAESVPHDAASSTSSLILLHQLEDKLKAHDYFLSFLKNTRLWDRLSSMISRDQQVCTHQMLCEHAEKLMAAISLRGHHTAYPNVVDAAIRKVLHQRGNLKVPSGLTPQDVFYREVSRIHEIMEALLDYEEEKLNGQMALHDQITFVSNVNTVIEGMLHEAWQYRQSKALVYQSTNYSASHREFLPWTASTGPRGMRALLARQHGMVLNFGVNGTDDVQQKGTLFQQLLDLTDILLDGYVVQLDSIQDKTGDDDDNDYYSEIFHTFEQQRYTLIIPFVDHSQLDRAASLAEKYCDFNILVKLCEDTNNQERLQRYMNQFADKGFTDFVFKWYLDEGKRGKLLSQPLPANQQSALSEFLDSHDHLSWLHDIQMNAFEKAHDTLKRLAYKETGSFSKKKTLLSLSKLSALASDEVTPAGVQEVVNEQALLLHQESLPNQVLEHFEIDLDIMPPLTAKQLIQLYTNEQNLNSDENDFKSALDLLSFISEDDEELHDYKLHIWCQAIKKDNWLQLQGPEPLASCRQTIFFKTIEVAYNSGLDLHECLPDVETLIQAEQLGGLKDNPHFQYLIKAGYEQIQRVLQ, translated from the exons ATGTTCACTCGACGTGTGTCAGGTTCTCAGTCAATTTATTCGCCCTTTGCGGGTGCGAAAGTGTCAAAGTCAACGGCAGCTGGCCGTAGAAGTGTTGGAATGTTTTCAACGGGCAAGAGAACACCATTTGTTGCCAG GAGTCCAGCTTTGAATAAATCAGCTCTACAGACATCTCTTATTGTAGAAGAATCCGCTCAGCATGTTGTAGAAAGTTTTGGAACATCTCTACCAGTACTAATCACAGAGGCACTAATGTTGGCAGATC GTACCACTGAAACAAGTGTTAAAATAGATCCAAGTGGATGGGCATGGTTAGTATGTGGTAGGCGATTGTTTGTGTGGAAATATAAACAATCACAGATTGTCAGG gcTACTGTATGTAAAGAACTACCCTTGCCACCCAGTGACTTATCACACAAAGCTGACTTAGTCAGTGTAGTAGCAGCCAGTGATGGTGGACCAACAGTCAGTGTCATGGCCGTCACCCCTGATGGTATCATCAGATACTGGCCAAGTCTGACCAATGAGGGTGCCTTTGTAGAGACCAGTGCTGATCTTAATGGTGAAGAGTGTTTCAGTCTGACTGCTGTACAG cTTCAGCATCCATGTGAATATGTTTTAGCAACCACCACCAACCAACTACTGTTGTTGTCACCATCAAGTTCTGGAATGCAG AACACAGTCAGCTGGCATCAATTAAGTCCTAATAAAGGCATGTTTTCAAGGATGTCATCATTTATATTTGGATCTCAGAGGACACAGTCTAGTCAGCTG GCTGCACATTGTGTACTTGCTGGTTTAGAAGAAGACgatgctgatgatgataataaGTATTTCTATGCCTTGACTGGTAGTGTGGTCCAAAAATGGCAGCTTTGTCATGGTACCAGTGAGAAG ATTCTGTATGAATGTCAAGTTGAGAAAATGATGAGAGATCATTTCATACAAGAATTG GATGTTGATGGCATTGAGGACCCTGGTCAGATCAAAGTTTGGATGTTGGACATGCAGCTTGTCAG GAATGGTATTGCAATACTTGGAGCTGCTTATGATACCAAAACTGCTATACCCACAATGTACTATGCTGTAG GTGTATTTGATACATCAGGGAGTGATACACCTCTGTATGCTATGTCATTTACTTTGCTGAAATATTCCATCAAGTATGAG GCATCCATAGAAGACAAACTTCTCAACCATTGTTTACTGTTATCTGATCCTAGAAGCAagactgcatacatgtattcagaaaattatataatttctTTCTCAG TTTCATCCAAAAGTGCTTCCTATGATAGGATTGACTTCCAGTCCCCCGGAGACTGTTTACTTGGATCAG GTTCCTATACCAAGCAACCAATCTTCTTTTCCAATAACCATGGTTTAGTAAGTTTAAGAAGTCAAGAACAGAGAGTGTCTAG tTTTGACCTGTCTGCTACTGTCGATACCAGTGTCTGCTCGGAG TCAGTGCTGACAGCAACACCAGTTGTGGTAGATAAAGTAGAAGAACTCAGTCTTAGTGAAGATTTAACACACAGACTTAAAGCTGCATTCCTCCATGCATGCAGACACAATCTT GATCAAGCTCAAAGTATTGTAGATGAAATATTCCCAACATCAGCTGCACTCCTTGAGGAACCTGCTGCTACCATAGACACAACTGTAGCAACACTGAGTCGTGAAATTATTGACGATTACCCTGCATCAGACCCAAGATGGGCAGAATCAGTACCACATG ATGCAGCTTCTTCTACCAGCTCTTTAATTCTCCTTCATCAACTGGAAGATAAGTTGAAAGCTCATGACTACTTCCTGTCATTTCTCAAGAACACAAGATTATGGGATAGG CTTAGTAGCATGATAAGTAGAGATCAACAAGTCTGTACTCATCAAATGTTATGTGAACATGCTGAGAAGTTAATGGCAGCTATATCACTTCGTGGACATCACACAGC ATATCCAAATGTGGTTGATGCAGCTATACGTAAAGTTTTACATCAGAGAGGGAATCTGAAAGTTCCATCTGGATTAACTCCACAAGATGTGTTCTACAGGGAG GTTTCCAGAATCCATGAAATTATGGAGGCTCTTTTAGACTATGAGGAGGAAAAATTGAATGGACAAATGGCTCTTCATGACCAGATTACGTTTGTGTCAAATGTTAATACAGTCATTGAG GGTATGTTACATGAAGCATGGCAATACAGACAGTCTAAGGCATTAGTATACCAATCAACTAACTACTCAGCTTCACACAGAGAATTTCTTCCGTGGACAG CTTCAACTGGTCCCAGAGGAATGAGGGCTCTCCTTGCAAGACAG cATGGTATGGTGTTGAATTTTGGAGTAAACGGAACAGATGATGTACAACAGAAAGGCACCCTATTTCAGCAGTTGTTAGACTTAACTGATATTTTACTTGATGGTTATGTGGTTCAGTTAGACTCCATCCAAGACAAGACAGgggatgatgatgacaatgactaTTATAGTGAAATATTCCATACATTTGAACAACAGAGATATACTCTAATTATACCATTTG TGGACCATAGTCAGTTAGACAGAGCTGCATCATTAGCTGAGAAGTATTGTGATTTCAACATATTAGTCAAGTTATGTGAAGATACAAATAACCAAGAAAGGTTACAACGTTATATGAACCAGTTTGCTGATAAG GGTTTTACAGATTTTGTATTTAAATGGTATTTGGATGAAG GAAAACGAGGTAAACTCTTATCCCAGCCATTACCAGCCAATCAGCAGTCAGCTCTTAGTGAGTTCTTGGACTCACATGACCATCTCAGCTGGCTTcatgatattcaaatgaatgCCTTTGAAAAG GCACATGACACATTGAAAAGACTTGCCTACAAAGAAACCGGTAGTTTTTCAAAGAAAAAG ACACTGCTTAGTTTGAGCAAGTTATCAGCTTTAGCGAGTGATGAAGTTACACCAGCAGGTGTACAGG AAGTTGTGAATGAACAAGCCTTACTTCTACATCAGGAATCACTGCCAAATCAAGTACTTGAG CATTTTGAAATTGACCTTGATATTATGCCCCCTTTGACTGCCAAGCAGCTTATACAG TTGTACACAAATGAACAAAACCTCAATTCAGAtgaaaatgatttcaaaagTGCTTTAGATCTACTGAGTTTCATCTCAGAG gatGATGAAGAATTACATGATTATAAACTTCACATATGGTGCCAAGCAATCAAAAAAGACAA ttggTTACAGCTTCAAGGACCTGAACCTCTAGCCTCCTGTCgacaaacaatatttttcaaaacaatagAGGTAGCTTACAATAGTG GTTTGGATCTCCATGAGTGTCTTCCAGACGTAGAAACTCTTATTCAGGCTGAACAGCTTGGAGGCCTTAAAGACAACCCTCATTTCCAGTACCTTATCAAAGCAGGATATGAACAAATTCAAAGAGTTTTACAATAA
- the LOC144450207 gene encoding nuclear pore complex protein Nup133-like isoform X2, with product MFTRRVSGSQSIYSPFAGAKVSKSTAAGRRSVGMFSTGKRTPFVARSPALNKSALQTSLIVEESAQHVVESFGTSLPVLITEALMLADRTTETSVKIDPSGWAWLVCGRRLFVWKYKQSQIVRATVCKELPLPPSDLSHKADLVSVVAASDGGPTVSVMAVTPDGIIRYWPSLTNEGAFVETSADLNGEECFSLTAVQLQHPCEYVLATTTNQLLLLSPSSSGMQNTVSWHQLSPNKGMFSRMSSFIFGSQRTQSSQLAAHCVLAGLEEDDADDDNKYFYALTGSVVQKWQLCHGTSEKILYECQVEKMMRDHFIQELDVDGIEDPGQIKVWMLDMQLVRNGIAILGAAYDTKTAIPTMYYAVGVFDTSGSDTPLYAMSFTLLKYSIKYEASIEDKLLNHCLLLSDPRSKTAYMYSENYIISFSVSSKSASYDRIDFQSPGDCLLGSGSYTKQPIFFSNNHGLVSLRSQEQRVSSFDLSATVDTSVCSESVLTATPVVVDKVEELSLSEDLTHRLKAAFLHACRHNLDQAQSIVDEIFPTSAALLEEPAATIDTTVATLSREIIDDYPASDPRWAESVPHDAASSTSSLILLHQLEDKLKAHDYFLSFLKNTRLWDRLSSMISRDQQVCTHQMLCEHAEKLMAAISLRGHHTAYPNVVDAAIRKVLHQRGNLKVPSGLTPQDVFYREVSRIHEIMEALLDYEEEKLNGQMALHDQITFVSNVNTVIEGMLHEAWQYRQSKALVYQSTNYSASHREFLPWTASTGPRGMRALLARQHGMVLNFGVNGTDDVQQKGTLFQQLLDLTDILLDGYVVQLDSIQDKTGDDDDNDYYSEIFHTFEQQRYTLIIPFVDHSQLDRAASLAEKYCDFNILVKLCEDTNNQERLQRYMNQFADKGFTDFVFKWYLDEGKRGKLLSQPLPANQQSALSEFLDSHDHLSWLHDIQMNAFEKAHDTLKRLAYKETGSFSKKKTLLSLSKLSALASDEVTPAGVQAF from the exons ATGTTCACTCGACGTGTGTCAGGTTCTCAGTCAATTTATTCGCCCTTTGCGGGTGCGAAAGTGTCAAAGTCAACGGCAGCTGGCCGTAGAAGTGTTGGAATGTTTTCAACGGGCAAGAGAACACCATTTGTTGCCAG GAGTCCAGCTTTGAATAAATCAGCTCTACAGACATCTCTTATTGTAGAAGAATCCGCTCAGCATGTTGTAGAAAGTTTTGGAACATCTCTACCAGTACTAATCACAGAGGCACTAATGTTGGCAGATC GTACCACTGAAACAAGTGTTAAAATAGATCCAAGTGGATGGGCATGGTTAGTATGTGGTAGGCGATTGTTTGTGTGGAAATATAAACAATCACAGATTGTCAGG gcTACTGTATGTAAAGAACTACCCTTGCCACCCAGTGACTTATCACACAAAGCTGACTTAGTCAGTGTAGTAGCAGCCAGTGATGGTGGACCAACAGTCAGTGTCATGGCCGTCACCCCTGATGGTATCATCAGATACTGGCCAAGTCTGACCAATGAGGGTGCCTTTGTAGAGACCAGTGCTGATCTTAATGGTGAAGAGTGTTTCAGTCTGACTGCTGTACAG cTTCAGCATCCATGTGAATATGTTTTAGCAACCACCACCAACCAACTACTGTTGTTGTCACCATCAAGTTCTGGAATGCAG AACACAGTCAGCTGGCATCAATTAAGTCCTAATAAAGGCATGTTTTCAAGGATGTCATCATTTATATTTGGATCTCAGAGGACACAGTCTAGTCAGCTG GCTGCACATTGTGTACTTGCTGGTTTAGAAGAAGACgatgctgatgatgataataaGTATTTCTATGCCTTGACTGGTAGTGTGGTCCAAAAATGGCAGCTTTGTCATGGTACCAGTGAGAAG ATTCTGTATGAATGTCAAGTTGAGAAAATGATGAGAGATCATTTCATACAAGAATTG GATGTTGATGGCATTGAGGACCCTGGTCAGATCAAAGTTTGGATGTTGGACATGCAGCTTGTCAG GAATGGTATTGCAATACTTGGAGCTGCTTATGATACCAAAACTGCTATACCCACAATGTACTATGCTGTAG GTGTATTTGATACATCAGGGAGTGATACACCTCTGTATGCTATGTCATTTACTTTGCTGAAATATTCCATCAAGTATGAG GCATCCATAGAAGACAAACTTCTCAACCATTGTTTACTGTTATCTGATCCTAGAAGCAagactgcatacatgtattcagaaaattatataatttctTTCTCAG TTTCATCCAAAAGTGCTTCCTATGATAGGATTGACTTCCAGTCCCCCGGAGACTGTTTACTTGGATCAG GTTCCTATACCAAGCAACCAATCTTCTTTTCCAATAACCATGGTTTAGTAAGTTTAAGAAGTCAAGAACAGAGAGTGTCTAG tTTTGACCTGTCTGCTACTGTCGATACCAGTGTCTGCTCGGAG TCAGTGCTGACAGCAACACCAGTTGTGGTAGATAAAGTAGAAGAACTCAGTCTTAGTGAAGATTTAACACACAGACTTAAAGCTGCATTCCTCCATGCATGCAGACACAATCTT GATCAAGCTCAAAGTATTGTAGATGAAATATTCCCAACATCAGCTGCACTCCTTGAGGAACCTGCTGCTACCATAGACACAACTGTAGCAACACTGAGTCGTGAAATTATTGACGATTACCCTGCATCAGACCCAAGATGGGCAGAATCAGTACCACATG ATGCAGCTTCTTCTACCAGCTCTTTAATTCTCCTTCATCAACTGGAAGATAAGTTGAAAGCTCATGACTACTTCCTGTCATTTCTCAAGAACACAAGATTATGGGATAGG CTTAGTAGCATGATAAGTAGAGATCAACAAGTCTGTACTCATCAAATGTTATGTGAACATGCTGAGAAGTTAATGGCAGCTATATCACTTCGTGGACATCACACAGC ATATCCAAATGTGGTTGATGCAGCTATACGTAAAGTTTTACATCAGAGAGGGAATCTGAAAGTTCCATCTGGATTAACTCCACAAGATGTGTTCTACAGGGAG GTTTCCAGAATCCATGAAATTATGGAGGCTCTTTTAGACTATGAGGAGGAAAAATTGAATGGACAAATGGCTCTTCATGACCAGATTACGTTTGTGTCAAATGTTAATACAGTCATTGAG GGTATGTTACATGAAGCATGGCAATACAGACAGTCTAAGGCATTAGTATACCAATCAACTAACTACTCAGCTTCACACAGAGAATTTCTTCCGTGGACAG CTTCAACTGGTCCCAGAGGAATGAGGGCTCTCCTTGCAAGACAG cATGGTATGGTGTTGAATTTTGGAGTAAACGGAACAGATGATGTACAACAGAAAGGCACCCTATTTCAGCAGTTGTTAGACTTAACTGATATTTTACTTGATGGTTATGTGGTTCAGTTAGACTCCATCCAAGACAAGACAGgggatgatgatgacaatgactaTTATAGTGAAATATTCCATACATTTGAACAACAGAGATATACTCTAATTATACCATTTG TGGACCATAGTCAGTTAGACAGAGCTGCATCATTAGCTGAGAAGTATTGTGATTTCAACATATTAGTCAAGTTATGTGAAGATACAAATAACCAAGAAAGGTTACAACGTTATATGAACCAGTTTGCTGATAAG GGTTTTACAGATTTTGTATTTAAATGGTATTTGGATGAAG GAAAACGAGGTAAACTCTTATCCCAGCCATTACCAGCCAATCAGCAGTCAGCTCTTAGTGAGTTCTTGGACTCACATGACCATCTCAGCTGGCTTcatgatattcaaatgaatgCCTTTGAAAAG GCACATGACACATTGAAAAGACTTGCCTACAAAGAAACCGGTAGTTTTTCAAAGAAAAAG ACACTGCTTAGTTTGAGCAAGTTATCAGCTTTAGCGAGTGATGAAGTTACACCAGCAGGTGTACAGG CATTTTGA
- the LOC144451627 gene encoding protein ZNRD2-like, protein MSGMDPDDYTWEPPTESQMKILQAKRERTDKISAIMGDYLLKGYKMLGTCCDTCGTILLRDKQQRDYCIACNELDSEHAKDNPVLSSEAARVQAREYTLASQSTSHSVAPYEHPLQNPQQEDGATAIEAPANMNPVRSQSTSQQQQQQQQKQQQQQPGIAISVSSTQASQSGADHHPHIVDNAMEVVNAKLAWATEELARATSVEKCSQLCELMKACAEALVPLEQLKKKLMNV, encoded by the exons ATGAGTG GCATGGATCCAGACGATTACACGTGGGAGCCACCAACAGAGTCTCAGATGAAAATTCTGCAGGCGAAGAGAGAAAGGACAGACAAGATTAGTGCCATCATGGGAGATTATTTGTTGAAAGGATATAAAATGCTTGGAACTTGTTGTGATACCTGTGGT ACCATTCTTTTACGAGACAAACAGCAGAGGGATTATTGCATTGCATGCAATGAACTGGACTCAGAACATGCCAAAGACAATCCAG TTCTGAGTTCAGAAGCAGCAAGAGTGCAAGCAAGGGAATACACTCTAGCTTCCCAGTCAACTTCCCACTCTGTTGCTCCATATGAACACCCATTACAAAATCCACAACAAGAAGATGGTGCAACAGCTATTGAAGCACCAGCCAACATGAATCCAGTGAGGTCTCAGTCAACcagtcaacaacaacaacaacaacaacaaaagcagcagcaacaacagccTGGCATTGCTATTAGTGTTAGTTCTACACAGGCTAGTCAGTCAGGTGCAGATCATCATCCACACATCGTTGATAATGCCATGGAAGTCGTAAATGCTAAGTTAGCATGGGCCACTGAGGAGCTGGCTAGGGCTACATCAGTTGAAAAATGTTCTCAGTTATGTGAACTGATGAAAGCTTGTGCAGAGGCATTAGTACCTCTGGAGCAGCTGAAAAAGAAattgatgaatgtgtaa